The following proteins come from a genomic window of Limosilactobacillus reuteri:
- the cas9 gene encoding type II CRISPR RNA-guided endonuclease Cas9 (Cas9, originally named Csn1, is the large, multifunctional signature protein of type II CRISPR/Cas systems. It is well known even to general audiences because its RNA-guided endonuclease activity has made it a popular tool for custom editing of eukaryotic genomes.), whose translation MLGSEIVDDPNKQDDLEKIIEWSTVFEDSRIYKVKLQEIGWLTEKQKNELVSHRYQGWGRLSRKLLVELKDKNGRSILDILWNSQRTFMEIQSRPEFAEQITNENQDKLTEDNYEDVLANAYTSPQNKKAIRQVIKVVDDIVKAAGKVPKFISLEFARSDERSDRTKSRKTQIQKIYETTAKELLKDDQLIKELGSVSDLSDRLYLYFTQLGRDMYTGKPINIDEISTMYDIDHILPQAFLKDDSLDNRILVRRKDNNAKSDTVPALKFGKMKPFWNKLQKHGLISKRKLNNLQTNPESIDKFKAVGFVNRQLVETRQVIKLAANILASRYPDSKIIEVKASLTHQMRESFNLIKNRDVNDYHHAVDAYLSAFIGQYLYNRYPKLQPYFVYGQFKKFDKQSTRIGMKTNHFNFLYDLEPEGKNVKIRKPTKIINKETGEIIGDRDELVAKLNRGYNFKYMLISQEVYTRSGALFDQTIYPANSGKKLIPLKQNKTTAIYGGYSGSKAAYMSIIRLRNKKGETYRIVGIPVRAVNKLNQAKKKSNEKYLAELKAVIEPQIAKTKKDRKTGQRVLVPQEFDVIIPEVMYRQLIVDGDQKFTLGSSTYQYNARQLVLDSESLVTLSKNFIERQIARNNLNEFSDVD comes from the coding sequence ATACTAGGAAGTGAAATTGTTGATGATCCTAATAAGCAGGATGATTTAGAAAAGATTATTGAATGGTCAACTGTTTTTGAAGATTCACGGATCTATAAGGTTAAGTTACAAGAAATTGGGTGGCTCACTGAAAAGCAAAAGAATGAGTTAGTAAGCCATCGCTATCAAGGCTGGGGACGATTATCAAGAAAATTACTAGTCGAACTAAAAGATAAGAATGGGAGATCAATTCTTGATATATTGTGGAACTCACAGCGAACATTTATGGAGATTCAAAGTCGTCCAGAGTTTGCTGAACAGATTACTAACGAGAACCAAGATAAATTAACTGAGGATAATTACGAAGACGTACTGGCCAATGCCTATACTTCACCACAAAATAAAAAGGCAATTCGCCAGGTAATTAAAGTTGTCGATGATATTGTTAAGGCAGCTGGAAAAGTACCAAAGTTTATTTCGTTAGAGTTTGCTCGCTCGGATGAACGGTCAGATCGTACAAAGTCAAGGAAAACACAAATCCAAAAAATTTATGAAACTACCGCTAAAGAATTACTGAAAGATGATCAGTTAATTAAAGAGTTAGGTAGTGTTTCAGATTTATCAGATCGGTTATACTTATACTTTACCCAGCTTGGTCGCGATATGTATACAGGGAAGCCAATTAATATTGATGAAATTTCGACTATGTATGACATTGACCATATCCTTCCGCAGGCGTTTCTTAAGGATGATTCATTAGATAACCGGATACTTGTAAGACGAAAGGATAATAACGCTAAGTCTGACACTGTTCCGGCTTTAAAATTTGGAAAGATGAAACCATTTTGGAACAAATTACAAAAGCACGGCTTGATTAGTAAACGTAAACTTAATAACTTGCAAACTAATCCCGAAAGTATCGATAAGTTTAAAGCAGTTGGTTTTGTGAACCGTCAGTTAGTTGAAACACGCCAAGTTATAAAATTAGCTGCAAATATTTTAGCAAGTCGTTATCCTGATTCTAAGATTATTGAAGTTAAAGCAAGTTTAACTCATCAAATGCGTGAATCATTTAACCTAATTAAGAATCGGGATGTTAATGACTATCATCATGCTGTTGATGCGTATTTAAGTGCATTTATAGGGCAATACCTATATAATCGTTATCCTAAATTGCAGCCATATTTTGTTTATGGTCAGTTTAAAAAATTTGATAAACAAAGTACTCGGATTGGGATGAAAACTAACCACTTTAATTTTTTGTATGATCTTGAGCCCGAGGGCAAAAATGTAAAAATAAGGAAACCAACTAAGATTATAAACAAGGAAACTGGTGAAATTATTGGTGATCGTGATGAATTAGTTGCCAAATTGAACCGTGGTTATAATTTTAAGTACATGTTAATTTCACAAGAAGTATATACGCGAAGTGGTGCATTGTTTGATCAAACAATTTACCCAGCTAATTCAGGTAAGAAATTAATTCCGCTGAAGCAAAATAAAACCACAGCAATTTATGGTGGATATAGTGGAAGTAAAGCAGCGTATATGTCTATCATTAGGTTACGAAATAAAAAAGGTGAAACTTACCGTATCGTTGGAATCCCAGTAAGAGCAGTTAACAAATTAAATCAAGCAAAGAAAAAGAGTAATGAAAAGTACCTTGCAGAATTAAAGGCAGTCATTGAGCCACAAATTGCTAAGACAAAGAAGGATCGAAAGACTGGTCAAAGGGTTCTTGTACCACAAGAGTTTGATGTGATTATCCCTGAAGTTATGTATCGTCAGTTAATAGTTGATGGTGACCAGAAATTTACGTTGGGTAGTTCTACTTATCAATATAATGCACGTCAGTTAGTGCTAGATTCAGAATCATTAGTAACTTTATCTAAGAATTTTATTGAAAGGCAGATTGCAAGAAATAACTTGAATGAATTTAGTGACGTAGATTAA
- a CDS encoding CRISPR-associated endonuclease Cas9 REC1/REC2 domain-containing protein: MNKQIATQISKAILGYNFSLNEILKIEADDKSKWKLNFSSADIDDKLPNLISELDESQESILNIILSLYSRLTLNGIVPSGMSLSEAMIDKYDTHKEHLDLLKKYVKILPIKNRKEIAETYAQYVGNSLKKSGHISQEEFYKAVKKNLDKSETTQKILGLISEEKFMPKQRTNQNGVIPYQLHQKELDQIIVNQSQYYPWLAELNPVKEHKDAKYKLDELIAFRVPYYVGPLIDPKTTPQTEQGNKNASFAWMVRKENGQITPWNFDKKVDRISSANNFIKRMITKDTYLIGEDVLPAHSLIYERFKVLNELNMIRVNGKKLSVSVKQNLYNDLFKHQKKINRKKLANYLQANLGIPERPQITGLSDPEKFNSQLSSYIDLQKY; this comes from the coding sequence ATAAATAAGCAAATTGCTACTCAGATAAGTAAAGCAATTCTTGGCTATAACTTTTCACTAAATGAAATTTTGAAAATTGAAGCAGATGATAAAAGCAAATGGAAACTAAACTTTAGTAGCGCCGACATTGATGATAAGTTACCCAACTTGATTTCCGAACTTGATGAAAGTCAAGAATCAATTTTGAATATTATTTTAAGTTTGTACTCACGATTGACTTTAAATGGAATTGTTCCAAGTGGAATGAGTCTTTCCGAAGCAATGATTGATAAGTATGATACTCATAAGGAACACCTTGATTTATTAAAGAAATATGTAAAGATCCTTCCTATAAAAAATCGGAAAGAGATTGCTGAAACCTACGCCCAGTATGTTGGAAATTCTTTGAAGAAAAGCGGACATATTTCTCAAGAAGAATTTTATAAAGCAGTAAAGAAGAATCTTGATAAGTCCGAAACAACTCAAAAAATTCTTGGCTTAATTAGTGAAGAAAAGTTTATGCCTAAGCAACGGACCAATCAAAATGGGGTCATTCCATATCAGCTTCACCAAAAAGAACTTGATCAGATTATAGTAAACCAATCTCAATATTATCCATGGTTAGCAGAATTAAATCCAGTTAAGGAGCATAAAGATGCAAAGTATAAGCTAGATGAATTAATTGCTTTCCGGGTACCGTATTATGTTGGACCGTTAATTGATCCTAAAACAACTCCTCAAACAGAACAAGGAAATAAAAATGCTTCATTTGCGTGGATGGTTCGTAAAGAAAATGGTCAAATAACGCCATGGAATTTTGATAAAAAAGTAGATAGAATTTCGTCTGCAAATAACTTTATTAAGCGGATGATTACTAAGGATACGTATTTAATCGGCGAAGATGTATTACCTGCCCATAGCCTTATTTACGAACGTTTTAAGGTATTGAATGAGCTAAATATGATTAGAGTAAATGGTAAAAAACTCTCTGTTTCGGTTAAACAAAATCTTTATAATGACCTATTTAAGCACCAAAAGAAAATTAATAGGAAGAAGTTAGCTAATTATCTTCAAGCAAATCTTGGTATCCCTGAACGACCTCAAATTACAGGTCTCTCTGATCCTGAAAAATTTAATTCACAATTAAGCTCATATATTGATTTACAAAAATACTAG
- a CDS encoding exodeoxyribonuclease III, whose product MKFISWNIDSINAALTGTSVRAGETREVLQKIAAMKPDVIAIQETKLSKNGPTKKHLTVLQELFPNYEVAWRSSVEPARKGYAGTMYLYLAQYEPKVTYPKINAPEPMDDEGRIITLEFPDFYVTEVYTPNSGNGLKRLDERQTWDDCYRDYLHELDQQKPVIASGDFNVAHEEIDLAHPATNHHSAGFTDEERTHFSKLLAAGFTDSFRHLHPDEKGVYSWWAQRVITSKQNNSGWRIDYWLVSDRLADKITEAGMIDSGERRDHTPIILEIDL is encoded by the coding sequence GTGAAATTTATTTCGTGGAACATTGATTCAATTAATGCGGCACTAACTGGAACCTCCGTACGGGCTGGAGAAACGCGGGAAGTATTACAAAAGATTGCAGCGATGAAGCCAGATGTCATCGCCATTCAAGAGACCAAGCTGTCAAAGAATGGGCCAACTAAGAAGCATTTGACGGTTTTACAAGAATTATTCCCCAATTATGAAGTGGCATGGCGAAGTTCCGTTGAACCAGCACGGAAAGGGTATGCTGGAACCATGTACCTTTATTTAGCCCAATATGAGCCAAAAGTAACTTATCCTAAAATTAATGCGCCAGAACCAATGGATGATGAAGGAAGAATCATTACCCTTGAATTTCCAGACTTCTATGTTACAGAAGTATATACACCAAATTCCGGTAATGGGCTTAAGCGGTTAGATGAGCGGCAAACATGGGATGATTGTTACCGAGACTACCTGCATGAACTTGACCAGCAAAAACCGGTAATTGCTAGTGGTGATTTTAATGTGGCTCATGAGGAGATTGATTTAGCTCATCCAGCGACCAACCATCATTCAGCTGGCTTTACTGATGAAGAACGTACGCATTTCTCAAAACTATTAGCTGCTGGCTTTACCGATAGTTTCCGGCACCTTCATCCCGACGAAAAGGGAGTTTATTCTTGGTGGGCACAACGGGTAATTACTAGTAAACAAAATAACTCTGGCTGGAGAATTGATTACTGGTTAGTCAGTGACCGGCTTGCTGATAAGATTACAGAAGCGGGGATGATCGATAGTGGAGAACGTCGCGATCATACGCCGATTATTTTAGAAATTGATCTTTAA
- a CDS encoding IS110 family transposase, giving the protein MKLFVGIDVSSKDLVTSMISEETCDVVFQGNFVNDLKGATELKAIIINTANSNHLDQVVIGMEATSIYSFHPAMFFQEDADLKKLNTQSVVIDPKKTKRYHDVFAEDKNDQIDAFYIADFLRVGRYSTGIVRQENYIALQRLTRSRYELVQSLVRAKQHFIENLYYKLNKLVISDELNTSVFGSTMMSLLTEDMTTDDLLNISINDLADYLNEHGRGRFANPEALAKTIQKAVRTSYRLDKVIANSVDTVLSVYAEEIKAFQKMIKDLDKAIEEVTKVIGKEEEVLRSIPGIGPVYAAGILAEIGQIDRFDNEAKLAKYAGLSWREKQSGGYASDNTPLKRTGNAYLRYYLVEAANRVRIQDPVLGEYYQRKYKEVKHTPSKRALVLTARKLIRVIFFLLKNHQIYQEKR; this is encoded by the coding sequence ATGAAACTTTTTGTCGGTATTGACGTTAGCTCAAAAGATTTAGTCACTTCAATGATTTCTGAAGAAACATGTGATGTTGTTTTTCAAGGTAACTTTGTTAATGATTTGAAAGGCGCAACCGAATTAAAAGCCATTATTATTAACACGGCGAATTCAAATCATCTCGACCAAGTTGTGATTGGCATGGAAGCTACTTCCATTTACAGTTTTCACCCCGCAATGTTTTTTCAAGAAGACGCTGACCTCAAAAAACTTAATACGCAATCAGTAGTCATCGATCCCAAGAAAACTAAGCGGTATCATGATGTCTTCGCTGAAGATAAAAATGACCAAATTGATGCTTTTTATATTGCGGACTTCTTACGTGTTGGACGTTATTCAACAGGGATTGTTCGCCAAGAAAACTATATTGCCCTGCAACGATTAACGCGTTCCCGGTATGAGCTTGTTCAAAGCTTAGTTCGCGCCAAGCAACACTTTATTGAGAATTTATATTATAAGCTCAATAAACTAGTGATTTCTGATGAACTTAATACCTCAGTCTTTGGTTCGACGATGATGAGTCTGTTAACCGAAGATATGACCACTGATGACTTACTTAACATTTCAATTAATGATTTAGCTGATTACCTGAATGAACACGGTCGGGGTCGCTTCGCGAACCCTGAAGCCTTGGCAAAAACGATTCAAAAAGCAGTTCGCACTTCTTATCGTTTAGACAAGGTAATTGCTAATTCGGTTGATACTGTTCTCTCAGTTTATGCCGAGGAAATTAAAGCTTTTCAGAAAATGATTAAAGACCTCGACAAGGCAATTGAAGAAGTAACGAAAGTCATCGGTAAGGAGGAAGAAGTTCTGCGTTCAATTCCCGGAATTGGACCAGTATACGCTGCTGGTATCTTAGCCGAAATTGGTCAAATTGACCGATTTGATAATGAAGCTAAGCTAGCTAAGTACGCTGGGCTTTCCTGGCGAGAAAAGCAGTCCGGAGGTTACGCTAGTGACAACACTCCACTCAAAAGAACTGGCAATGCTTATCTTAGATACTATCTGGTTGAAGCTGCCAACCGCGTTAGAATTCAGGATCCAGTTTTGGGCGAGTATTATCAGCGTAAATATAAAGAAGTGAAGCATACACCATCAAAACGCGCCCTCGTTCTTACCGCACGTAAACTTATCAGGGTGATTTTCTTCCTACTCAAAAATCATCAAATCTATCAGGAGAAGAGGTAA
- a CDS encoding MazG-like family protein, with amino-acid sequence MNYEDLFQKIDEWAHERGIDHADPRVEFMKMAEELGELSSAYNKENQTKLIDSIGDLQIALLIFCKLVGVDHQQALAAAYQEIAKRTGKTTTDGVFIKESDLKSRNKKSCGNKSR; translated from the coding sequence ATGAATTACGAGGATCTGTTTCAAAAAATTGATGAGTGGGCGCATGAACGCGGGATTGACCACGCGGATCCACGTGTCGAATTTATGAAGATGGCAGAAGAGCTTGGCGAACTTTCTAGTGCGTATAATAAGGAAAATCAGACTAAGCTTATCGACAGCATCGGTGACTTACAGATTGCACTGCTAATCTTTTGTAAATTAGTGGGCGTTGACCATCAACAAGCGCTTGCCGCAGCTTATCAAGAAATTGCAAAGCGAACGGGTAAGACAACTACTGATGGGGTATTCATCAAAGAAAGCGACCTTAAATCAAGAAATAAAAAGTCATGTGGTAATAAGTCAAGATGA
- the rplS gene encoding 50S ribosomal protein L19 — protein sequence MRQNKLIEKITASQLRDDIPEFRAGDTVRVHARIVEGSRERIQMFEGVVIKRHGAGISATYTVRKISNGVGVERTFPVHSPRVDKIDVLRYGRVRRAKLYYLRERTGKATRIAERRRDN from the coding sequence ATGCGTCAAAATAAGTTAATCGAAAAGATTACTGCTAGTCAATTACGGGATGATATTCCAGAATTCCGTGCCGGTGATACTGTTCGTGTTCACGCTCGGATCGTTGAAGGTTCACGTGAACGTATCCAAATGTTCGAAGGTGTTGTTATCAAGCGCCACGGTGCTGGTATCAGTGCTACTTACACTGTACGTAAGATCAGTAACGGTGTAGGTGTTGAACGTACTTTCCCAGTTCACTCACCACGTGTTGACAAGATTGATGTTCTTCGTTACGGTCGTGTACGTCGTGCTAAGCTTTACTACTTACGTGAACGTACTGGTAAGGCTACTCGTATCGCTGAACGTCGTCGTGACAACTAG
- a CDS encoding amino acid permease produces MKKLIKRLFLKQNPRVYEEKDAQLTPSLRTRDLIGLGTGMVVGTAIFTLPGIVAAEHTGPAVPLAFIVAAIGAGLSALAYAETSSVLPFAGSAFSWINVLFGEFFGWIAGWALLAEYFISVAFVASGWSAYMQGFLGSFGIKLPHALTGGFDPHTGSYIDILAAFAILIVGILISRGVHQVSRIENIIVSVKLLVILMFIVVGATAIHPQNYVPFLPAHQPGTTFGGWQGILAGTAQIFIAYVGFDAIAANTAETINPEKTMPRGLIGTLLLGTGFFIAVSLVLVGMFKYSRYANNAEPAAWALRQSGHYITANLLSVVAIVGIFSALIAILLASSRLIYAFGRDRLLPKSLGQIDDKHVPNHALWMITFLAMILGSVFPFTFLATLVSAGTLVAFIFISLGIYALRPREGVDLPEAQFKMPLYPVLPAISAIFSAVIFWGLNTDAKILMVGWFVIGLLIYFIYGIRHSIINKETH; encoded by the coding sequence ATGAAAAAATTAATTAAACGATTATTTCTTAAGCAAAATCCGCGCGTTTATGAAGAAAAGGATGCGCAATTAACTCCTAGTTTACGAACAAGAGACTTAATTGGACTAGGAACTGGGATGGTAGTGGGCACGGCTATATTTACTTTGCCAGGGATTGTTGCCGCTGAGCATACCGGTCCTGCAGTTCCATTGGCCTTCATTGTAGCCGCAATTGGTGCAGGATTATCGGCATTAGCTTATGCGGAAACGTCTTCGGTACTGCCTTTTGCTGGTTCTGCTTTTTCCTGGATCAATGTTTTGTTTGGTGAATTCTTTGGCTGGATTGCTGGCTGGGCCCTTTTAGCTGAGTATTTTATTTCAGTCGCCTTTGTTGCGTCTGGGTGGTCAGCTTATATGCAAGGCTTTCTCGGCAGCTTTGGGATTAAATTGCCCCATGCTTTAACTGGTGGCTTTGATCCACATACAGGGTCTTATATTGATATTCTGGCCGCCTTTGCAATTCTAATCGTTGGAATCTTAATTTCCCGCGGTGTCCATCAGGTTAGCCGGATTGAAAATATTATTGTTAGTGTAAAGTTATTGGTTATTTTAATGTTTATCGTTGTGGGCGCAACTGCAATTCATCCCCAAAACTATGTCCCATTTCTCCCCGCTCATCAACCAGGTACCACTTTTGGAGGCTGGCAGGGGATATTAGCTGGGACTGCGCAAATCTTTATTGCCTATGTCGGCTTTGATGCGATTGCGGCTAATACAGCTGAAACGATTAACCCGGAAAAGACAATGCCACGAGGATTGATCGGGACACTCTTACTAGGAACAGGCTTCTTTATTGCAGTTTCGCTCGTATTAGTGGGGATGTTTAAATATAGCCGTTATGCAAATAATGCGGAACCAGCAGCCTGGGCTTTAAGGCAGTCTGGACACTATATTACGGCGAACTTGCTTTCTGTTGTTGCGATTGTTGGTATTTTCTCGGCATTAATCGCAATTCTCTTAGCTTCCTCTCGACTAATCTATGCTTTTGGACGGGATAGGTTATTACCAAAATCACTCGGACAAATCGATGATAAACACGTCCCTAATCATGCATTATGGATGATTACTTTCTTGGCTATGATCTTGGGTTCTGTTTTCCCATTTACGTTCTTGGCAACCCTTGTTTCTGCGGGAACCCTGGTCGCATTTATCTTTATTTCTCTGGGAATCTATGCCTTGCGTCCGCGGGAAGGGGTAGATTTACCCGAAGCTCAGTTTAAGATGCCGTTATATCCAGTACTTCCAGCGATTTCGGCGATCTTTTCAGCTGTGATCTTCTGGGGCCTAAATACTGATGCGAAAATTTTAATGGTTGGTTGGTTTGTGATTGGTTTGTTAATTTACTTTATCTATGGGATTCGTCATTCAATCATTAATAAAGAAACCCACTAA
- the trmD gene encoding tRNA (guanosine(37)-N1)-methyltransferase TrmD yields MRIDILSLFPNMFQATMGESIIGKAQDNGFVDINVTDFRQYTTDKHNHVDDAPFGGGAGMLLQAQPIFDAMDAIHEQTKDQYSKGRVILMDPAGRKFDQAYAKELAQEDHLTFICGHYEGYDERIRNLVTDEASLGDYVLTGGELAAMVMIDATVRFVPGVLGNMSSPMGDSFSNGLLEYPQYTRPADFRGMKVPEVLTSGNHQKIKEWRMRESLRRTLHRRPDLLKTAKLSREQQLMLEDIKLDEDPTVPD; encoded by the coding sequence ATGAGGATTGATATTTTAAGCTTGTTCCCCAATATGTTTCAAGCAACAATGGGGGAATCCATTATCGGTAAAGCACAAGATAATGGATTTGTTGATATTAATGTGACCGATTTTCGTCAATATACTACCGATAAGCATAACCATGTTGACGATGCGCCATTTGGTGGGGGAGCGGGGATGCTTCTTCAAGCGCAACCGATTTTTGACGCTATGGATGCAATTCATGAACAAACGAAAGATCAGTATTCAAAAGGGCGCGTTATTTTAATGGATCCCGCTGGTCGAAAATTTGATCAAGCCTATGCCAAAGAGTTAGCCCAAGAAGATCACTTAACATTTATCTGCGGTCATTATGAGGGATATGATGAACGAATTCGTAATTTAGTTACCGATGAAGCATCTCTTGGTGACTATGTATTAACAGGTGGAGAATTAGCTGCGATGGTGATGATTGATGCAACCGTCCGCTTTGTTCCTGGTGTGCTCGGCAATATGTCTTCACCAATGGGAGACTCATTTAGTAACGGTTTGCTAGAATATCCGCAATATACACGTCCGGCAGATTTTCGGGGAATGAAGGTACCGGAAGTTCTTACGAGTGGAAATCATCAAAAAATTAAAGAATGGCGGATGCGTGAATCGCTACGACGGACTCTTCACCGTCGACCAGACCTTTTAAAAACCGCTAAGCTCAGTCGGGAACAACAACTAATGTTAGAAGATATTAAGCTGGATGAAGATCCAACTGTTCCAGACTAA
- the rimM gene encoding ribosome maturation factor RimM (Essential for efficient processing of 16S rRNA), whose product MEYYNVGKIVNTHGVRGEVRVLATTDFIDERFAKGNILYLQQSGEPLPLTIESARQHKGFVLVKFVGYDNINDVEQFRDHKLMVSADDQQPLDDGQYYYHQIIGLDVETTDGRHLGKIKEILSPGANDVWVVERPEKRDLLLPVIDDVVKNVDLDKNLVTVELMEGLE is encoded by the coding sequence ATGGAATATTATAATGTTGGTAAAATTGTAAATACTCATGGTGTTCGTGGAGAAGTGCGTGTATTAGCAACTACTGATTTTATTGATGAACGATTTGCCAAGGGAAATATCTTGTACTTACAACAATCAGGAGAACCTTTACCATTGACAATCGAAAGTGCTCGACAACATAAGGGCTTCGTTCTTGTTAAGTTTGTCGGCTACGATAATATCAATGATGTTGAACAATTCCGTGACCACAAATTAATGGTCAGTGCTGATGATCAACAGCCCTTAGACGATGGTCAATATTACTACCACCAGATTATTGGATTAGACGTTGAAACAACAGATGGCCGTCATCTGGGTAAAATTAAGGAAATTCTATCCCCTGGTGCGAATGATGTATGGGTTGTTGAACGTCCAGAAAAACGGGATTTATTATTACCAGTGATTGATGATGTTGTTAAAAACGTTGATCTTGATAAAAATCTTGTAACAGTCGAATTAATGGAAGGACTTGAATAA
- a CDS encoding KH domain-containing protein, with the protein MAETDIESLIRSLVIPLLKQPQALSITQKDDGRYHRYIIDVAPNDVGRLIGRQGHVAAALRIIVEGTQSRRANSKRVRLLINDHRH; encoded by the coding sequence ATGGCTGAGACAGATATTGAGTCGTTAATTCGTAGTTTAGTTATTCCGCTATTGAAGCAGCCACAGGCATTGTCAATTACCCAAAAAGATGATGGACGTTACCATCGTTATATAATTGATGTTGCTCCCAATGATGTTGGCCGTCTAATTGGCCGACAGGGACATGTTGCCGCAGCATTGCGAATAATAGTCGAGGGTACTCAATCTCGGCGGGCTAACTCTAAGCGAGTCCGGCTATTAATTAATGACCATCGTCACTAA
- the rpsP gene encoding 30S ribosomal protein S16: MSVKIRLKRMGSKKRPFYRIVVADSRAPRDGRFITSVGTYNPLTTPKEVKFDEDAVMEWLQKGAQPSDTVRNMLQAAGVMKKYHEAKYAKK; encoded by the coding sequence GTTAAAATTCGTTTAAAGCGCATGGGTTCAAAGAAGCGTCCATTCTACCGGATCGTTGTAGCTGACTCACGTGCCCCACGTGATGGTCGTTTTATTACTTCAGTAGGTACTTACAACCCATTGACTACTCCTAAGGAAGTCAAGTTTGATGAAGACGCTGTTATGGAATGGTTACAAAAGGGTGCTCAACCTTCAGATACTGTTCGTAACATGCTTCAAGCAGCTGGTGTTATGAAGAAGTACCACGAAGCAAAGTACGCTAAGAAGTAG